The following coding sequences are from one Culicoidibacter larvae window:
- a CDS encoding HAD-IC family P-type ATPase, with the protein MKWYQETSSDVINEVKSDVSGLKAVDREQRFIEDGPNELTKKKEDSEIKKFLLHFNDLLIYVLIGAGILKAVVGSYIDMTIIFAVVIINALIGYVQERKATSSLSGLNELLSEKTTILVNGEKRVVDSNTLVVGDIVLLTPGNIVPADLRIIDSYSLVVEEAILTGESTPVNKVSEAIMAEADLGDRINIAFSGTLVNSGNGKGIVIATGDDTELGKISQHLNNVTKAETPLIRKMNQLNKQIFYILLVLMAFLFVFSFFFRSYTGTELVAAMIALAVSAVPEGLPAVLSIILSVGVTRMAVKKAIIKKMPAVETLGSMSVICSDKTGTLTKNEMTVLSVITRDEVMHFADTSEVSDIYDVNVNDARMKLIETALYCNDTKIDYHNGKREVIGNPTEGALLEFANQVCLERNEHLLYKIPFDSTYKYMAVLVEVDGQKFIYMKGAPDVVLEMTASQLEAGKSTAIDTVYWEQEITRHAEMGQRMLAAAYKEMPADCESISHKDLANGLVLVGLYGIIDPPKKEAIIATAICHEAGINVKMITGDHRDTAVAIAKEIGLEHYNNAIIGSEIEALSDQELQQVVQDHDVFARTTPEHKLRLVQAIQANGQIVGMTGDGVNDAPALKKADIGIAMGIKGTQVTKDAADMILADDNFATIAEAVQEGRRVYDNLKKTIFFALPTAFAQGLLVVIALLADIALPLTSIQILWLNMVTTITLSFALGFEPLAANAMKRPPRDPNERILNGYAIFRIVYVSLLIAGFGFAINEFLLMSGAPTAVIQTTLLNTIVFGQAFYMINCRDIIKFSINKSILKNRVLWISLVILVVLQILIVMVPALNFVLGTAAIGFGNLALAALSGLLIFVIVEVEKLVTRTFFN; encoded by the coding sequence ATGAAATGGTATCAGGAAACAAGTTCAGATGTTATTAATGAGGTGAAGTCGGATGTAAGCGGGCTCAAGGCGGTTGATCGTGAGCAACGTTTTATTGAAGATGGACCTAATGAGTTAACAAAGAAGAAGGAAGACAGTGAAATAAAGAAGTTTTTGCTGCACTTTAATGATTTGCTTATTTATGTGTTGATTGGCGCTGGTATTTTAAAGGCGGTTGTTGGTTCATATATTGATATGACAATTATTTTTGCCGTAGTTATTATTAATGCTTTGATTGGGTATGTGCAGGAGCGCAAGGCTACAAGTTCTTTGAGCGGATTGAATGAGCTTTTGAGTGAAAAAACGACAATTTTAGTGAATGGCGAGAAGCGGGTTGTTGATTCAAATACATTGGTAGTTGGTGATATTGTTCTGTTGACACCGGGAAATATTGTTCCCGCTGACTTGCGAATTATTGATTCATATAGTCTGGTTGTTGAGGAAGCGATATTAACCGGTGAGTCAACACCGGTTAATAAGGTGAGCGAAGCGATTATGGCGGAAGCCGATTTAGGCGACCGTATTAATATTGCTTTTTCGGGAACGCTGGTAAACAGTGGTAACGGGAAAGGGATTGTTATTGCTACCGGTGATGATACTGAGCTCGGTAAAATCAGTCAGCATTTAAATAATGTGACCAAAGCGGAGACGCCATTGATTCGTAAGATGAATCAATTGAATAAGCAGATTTTTTATATTTTGCTTGTGCTTATGGCATTCTTGTTTGTATTTAGTTTCTTCTTTAGAAGCTATACTGGTACGGAGTTAGTAGCTGCTATGATTGCTTTAGCGGTTTCAGCAGTACCGGAGGGCTTGCCTGCGGTGCTGTCGATTATTTTATCAGTTGGTGTGACGCGCATGGCAGTTAAGAAGGCAATTATCAAAAAGATGCCTGCAGTAGAGACGCTTGGTAGTATGAGTGTTATTTGTTCTGATAAGACTGGTACTTTGACTAAAAATGAGATGACGGTTTTGTCAGTGATTACCAGGGATGAGGTTATGCATTTTGCGGATACTTCTGAGGTGAGTGATATTTATGATGTGAATGTTAATGATGCACGGATGAAGTTGATTGAGACAGCGTTGTATTGTAATGATACTAAGATTGATTACCATAATGGTAAACGTGAAGTTATTGGTAATCCGACTGAGGGTGCACTTTTGGAATTCGCTAATCAGGTTTGTTTGGAACGCAATGAACATTTGTTGTATAAGATTCCTTTTGATTCAACGTATAAGTATATGGCAGTTTTAGTAGAAGTTGACGGGCAGAAATTCATTTATATGAAAGGGGCGCCCGATGTTGTTTTAGAAATGACGGCGAGTCAGTTGGAGGCTGGGAAGTCGACAGCAATTGATACGGTTTACTGGGAGCAAGAGATTACTCGGCACGCTGAGATGGGACAACGGATGTTGGCGGCGGCATATAAAGAAATGCCGGCTGATTGTGAGAGCATTAGCCATAAAGACTTAGCAAATGGGTTAGTATTAGTTGGCTTGTATGGCATTATTGATCCGCCTAAGAAAGAGGCGATTATTGCTACGGCAATTTGTCATGAAGCGGGAATCAATGTAAAAATGATTACTGGTGACCACCGCGATACTGCGGTTGCGATTGCTAAGGAAATTGGTTTAGAACATTATAATAATGCAATTATTGGTAGTGAGATTGAAGCTTTAAGTGACCAAGAGTTGCAGCAAGTCGTTCAAGATCATGATGTTTTTGCCAGAACGACACCGGAGCATAAGCTGCGTTTAGTTCAAGCAATCCAAGCGAACGGGCAAATTGTTGGTATGACTGGTGATGGTGTTAATGATGCACCGGCACTGAAAAAAGCCGATATTGGTATTGCTATGGGTATTAAGGGAACGCAAGTGACGAAAGATGCCGCCGATATGATTTTGGCTGATGATAACTTTGCAACTATTGCTGAGGCGGTACAAGAAGGTCGCCGGGTATATGATAATTTAAAGAAAACAATTTTCTTTGCATTACCGACTGCGTTTGCTCAAGGGCTGTTAGTTGTTATTGCGTTGTTGGCTGATATTGCACTACCGCTTACTTCTATCCAAATATTATGGTTGAATATGGTGACAACAATTACTTTGTCGTTTGCGCTTGGTTTTGAGCCGCTGGCAGCGAATGCAATGAAGCGGCCGCCGCGCGATCCGAATGAAAGAATTTTAAATGGCTATGCTATTTTCCGGATTGTATATGTTTCGTTGTTGATAGCCGGATTTGGCTTTGCTATCAATGAGTTCTTGTTGATGAGCGGGGCGCCAACGGCGGTTATTCAAACGACGTTGTTGAATACAATCGTATTCGGGCAAGCATTCTACATGATTAATTGCCGCGATATTATTAAGTTTTCAATTAATAAGTCAATTCTTAAAAACCGCGTGTTATGGATTTCATTGGTAATTTTAGTAGTGTTGCAAATCTTAATTGTTATGGTTCCGGCATTGAATTTTGTGCTTGGTACTGCTGCTATTGGATTTGGGAATCTTGCTTTGGCGGCACTCAGTGGTTTACTTATCTTCGTTATTGTTGAAGTTGAAAAACTAGTGACGAGAACATTTTTTAATTAA
- a CDS encoding DNA/RNA helicase domain-containing protein → MSKNFDLDSLINANDSDNADLLQSFIKLIDNNYSYDGKNPIKPEEIAGLVSFAKKSKNIFSKVKREGYFMHSLIMHGVREEFDILRFSAKSVFNLELKSKLPKNGVEMIKGQMQRHSHLLSILSKRITVCTYITKTEQLFFLNTDNELELITFEELSKKIDEDFVNQNELENIDSTDLIISPYSQPKEFAEHNYFLTDEQKQIKTLILNDSANRIGITGGPGTGKSLLLFDIAVELKRIGYSCLIVFCGNLPEAEDITTHIGIDVIPIKRLTSAIIESKDVLLYDEAQRIYPLDFNVIQEIKGKKIILSVDNQQTLHISEKNRNIQKFIEDNSDYQIHTLKRKIRIDAEMSTFIKLLLNKSARNIQPAAFSKISVSYFENDEDAFAHIENKCHNEGYVSIELTEYETKSSRVIKCKHFFDDSFSTHDVVGREYKNVLVCLNRHYYYEETELSRGLLKYNNPDYYPHHEISCTFQALTRVKNKLHLVIIKNPEVFIKVQEILTMNKDKLNA, encoded by the coding sequence ATGAGTAAAAATTTTGATTTGGATAGTTTGATTAATGCTAATGATTCTGATAATGCGGACTTATTGCAATCATTTATCAAGCTTATAGATAATAATTATTCATATGATGGAAAGAACCCGATTAAACCTGAAGAAATTGCAGGGTTAGTTTCATTTGCTAAAAAGAGTAAAAATATATTTAGTAAAGTAAAACGTGAAGGATATTTTATGCACAGTTTAATAATGCATGGAGTTAGAGAAGAATTCGATATCCTGCGATTTAGTGCTAAATCAGTTTTTAACTTAGAACTAAAAAGTAAGCTCCCTAAAAATGGAGTTGAGATGATTAAAGGGCAAATGCAAAGACACAGTCATTTACTGTCTATTTTATCAAAACGAATAACTGTCTGCACATACATAACAAAGACAGAGCAATTATTTTTTTTGAATACTGACAATGAGCTTGAGTTAATTACATTCGAAGAATTATCTAAAAAAATTGATGAAGACTTTGTAAATCAAAATGAGCTAGAGAATATTGATTCTACTGATTTAATTATTTCTCCCTACTCACAACCAAAAGAATTTGCAGAGCATAATTATTTTTTAACGGATGAACAGAAACAAATAAAAACATTGATATTGAATGATTCAGCAAATAGAATTGGAATTACTGGAGGTCCCGGAACTGGGAAGTCTTTATTGCTATTCGATATAGCCGTAGAGTTAAAAAGAATTGGATATTCATGCCTTATTGTTTTTTGTGGAAATTTACCAGAGGCAGAAGATATAACAACTCACATAGGGATTGATGTTATTCCAATAAAAAGATTAACTTCAGCAATTATTGAGAGTAAAGATGTGCTTTTATACGATGAAGCTCAAAGAATATATCCCTTAGATTTTAACGTTATTCAAGAAATAAAAGGTAAAAAAATTATTTTATCAGTTGACAATCAGCAAACACTTCACATTAGTGAAAAAAACCGAAACATACAAAAATTTATCGAAGACAATAGCGATTATCAGATTCATACCTTAAAAAGGAAAATACGAATTGATGCTGAGATGAGTACGTTTATAAAACTCCTGCTAAATAAAAGTGCTCGAAATATACAACCTGCTGCATTTTCTAAAATATCAGTATCCTATTTTGAAAATGATGAGGATGCCTTTGCACATATTGAAAACAAATGCCATAATGAAGGTTATGTTTCAATTGAACTTACTGAATATGAAACGAAAAGTAGCCGAGTTATTAAGTGTAAACATTTTTTTGACGATTCATTTTCTACCCATGATGTAGTTGGACGCGAATATAAAAATGTATTAGTATGTCTAAACAGACATTATTATTATGAAGAAACTGAACTAAGTCGTGGTCTGTTAAAATATAATAATCCCGATTATTATCCGCATCACGAGATATCGTGCACATTTCAGGCATTAACAAGAGTAAAGAATAAATTGCATTTAGTCATAATTAAAAATCCGGAAGTATTCATTAAGGTTCAAGAAATACTGACAATGAATAAGGATAAATTGAATGCTTGA
- the thrS gene encoding threonine--tRNA ligase yields MSKVMITFPDGNQKEFDAGVSVAAIAGSISPGLKKRSVAGIVNDELYDFNRPILVDSTVQIITNDMPEAFAVLNHSTAHLLAQAVKRLFPEAKFGVGPAIEEGFYYDIDSGDVKITEEDLPRIEAEMKKVAGEKFEMVRREVSRDEALRIFAGDQYKLELIEAIPDGEVITVYSQGEFTDLCAGGHVGWTNLIKHFKLLSIAGAYWRGDSNNVQLQRIYGTAWFSKEDLEQHLQILEERRERDHRKIGKELELFTFNDLAGKGLAMWLPNGAAIRRELERYIVDMELKSGYQHVYTPVMGSVDLYKTSGHWDHYHEDMFPVMEMENEELVLRPMNCPHHMMIYGVKPRSYRELPIRIGELGTMHRYEKSGALTGLERVRGMCLNDAHLFVRPDQIAEEFKKVLDLIHKVYADLDITPTYYRLSLRDPENKDKYFDDDAMWEQSQAMLRDVLVDAGVAFVEAEDEAAFYGPKLDIQVKSAIGHEFTLSTVQLDFLLPEKFDLTYIGEDGNKHRPVVIHRGVISTMERMTAYLIEEYKGAFPLWLAPTQIVAVPVNNGIHGEYVQSIFEELNELGIRVGVDNREEKMGYKIREAQVGKVPFTLVIGDKEMENNQITYRKYGTEQSVTIDRADFIPFILQQIAEKK; encoded by the coding sequence ATGTCTAAAGTGATGATTACGTTTCCGGATGGGAACCAGAAAGAATTTGATGCCGGGGTGAGTGTGGCGGCGATAGCCGGCAGTATTTCACCGGGGCTTAAGAAGCGTTCGGTGGCAGGAATTGTCAACGATGAGCTGTATGATTTTAATCGCCCGATTTTGGTGGATAGCACAGTGCAGATTATTACTAATGATATGCCGGAGGCGTTTGCGGTGTTGAATCATTCGACAGCGCATTTGCTGGCGCAGGCAGTGAAGCGCTTGTTCCCCGAGGCGAAGTTTGGGGTGGGACCGGCGATTGAGGAAGGTTTCTACTACGATATTGATTCCGGTGATGTGAAGATTACTGAGGAGGATTTACCTCGCATTGAAGCAGAGATGAAGAAAGTGGCTGGCGAGAAGTTTGAAATGGTTCGGCGCGAGGTGTCTCGTGATGAAGCATTACGGATTTTTGCAGGTGATCAGTATAAGCTGGAACTTATTGAGGCGATTCCTGATGGCGAGGTTATTACTGTTTATTCACAAGGCGAGTTTACTGATTTGTGTGCCGGTGGGCATGTTGGTTGGACAAATTTAATTAAGCATTTTAAGTTGTTGTCTATTGCTGGCGCATACTGGCGCGGTGATTCTAACAATGTGCAGTTGCAACGGATTTATGGTACTGCTTGGTTTTCTAAGGAAGATTTGGAGCAGCATTTGCAAATTCTTGAGGAGCGGCGTGAGCGCGACCATCGTAAGATTGGTAAGGAACTTGAGTTATTTACTTTTAATGATTTAGCCGGTAAGGGTTTAGCAATGTGGTTGCCGAATGGTGCAGCGATTCGTCGTGAACTTGAGCGATATATTGTTGATATGGAGTTGAAATCTGGGTATCAGCATGTGTATACACCAGTTATGGGCTCAGTTGATTTATATAAAACTTCAGGGCATTGGGATCATTATCATGAAGACATGTTCCCGGTTATGGAGATGGAGAATGAAGAATTGGTGTTACGGCCAATGAACTGTCCGCATCATATGATGATTTATGGTGTGAAGCCGCGTTCTTATCGTGAGTTACCAATTCGTATCGGTGAGCTTGGGACAATGCATCGTTATGAAAAGTCTGGTGCTTTAACTGGTTTGGAGCGGGTTCGCGGAATGTGCTTAAATGATGCCCATTTATTCGTTCGTCCTGATCAAATTGCTGAGGAGTTTAAAAAGGTTTTAGACTTAATCCATAAAGTGTATGCTGATTTGGATATTACTCCAACATATTATCGTTTGTCACTACGTGATCCGGAAAATAAGGATAAATATTTTGATGATGACGCGATGTGGGAACAATCACAAGCAATGTTGCGCGATGTTTTAGTTGATGCCGGTGTTGCATTCGTTGAAGCTGAAGATGAAGCCGCATTTTATGGTCCTAAATTAGATATTCAAGTAAAAAGTGCAATTGGGCATGAGTTTACATTATCAACTGTTCAACTAGACTTCTTATTACCGGAAAAGTTTGATTTAACTTATATCGGTGAAGATGGTAACAAACATCGTCCGGTTGTTATTCACCGTGGCGTTATTTCAACTATGGAGCGGATGACTGCATATCTTATTGAAGAATATAAAGGAGCGTTCCCATTATGGTTGGCACCAACACAAATTGTTGCCGTTCCAGTTAACAATGGTATCCACGGGGAGTATGTGCAAAGTATTTTTGAAGAGCTCAACGAACTTGGCATTCGCGTAGGTGTTGATAACCGTGAAGAAAAAATGGGTTACAAAATCCGTGAAGCACAGGTTGGTAAAGTACCGTTCACGTTAGTAATCGGTGATAAGGAAATGGAAAACAACCAAATTACTTATCGAAAATATGGAACTGAGCAATCAGTGACAATTGATCGAGCAGACTTCATTCCGTTTATTTTGCAGCAAATTGCTGAGAAAAAATAG
- a CDS encoding nitroreductase family protein translates to MSIETKTLKEAIRERRSIHSLTKKAGVDQAYLDKIIETVRYAPSAFNMQSTRMVVLLNEKHEQFWDMVTKTLEAVTPAEHFPSTLEKMQGFKGGNGTILFFEDQAVVEGYMEQAPLYASNFPGWSLQGDAIMQYAMWLSLTSEGFGVSIQHYNPLIDNQVQEMYGVPGNWTLIAQMPFGEPNNTPGEKTFLPLDDVVTFVQ, encoded by the coding sequence ATGAGTATTGAAACAAAAACATTAAAAGAAGCAATTCGTGAGCGTCGCTCAATCCACAGCTTAACAAAAAAAGCTGGCGTAGACCAAGCGTACTTAGACAAAATTATTGAAACTGTGCGTTATGCACCAAGTGCATTCAATATGCAGAGTACTCGAATGGTTGTTTTACTAAACGAAAAACATGAACAATTCTGGGATATGGTAACAAAAACTTTAGAAGCAGTAACTCCTGCAGAGCATTTCCCAAGCACATTAGAAAAAATGCAAGGATTCAAAGGTGGAAACGGAACAATTCTTTTCTTTGAAGACCAAGCAGTTGTTGAAGGCTATATGGAACAAGCGCCATTATATGCATCAAACTTCCCTGGATGGTCATTACAAGGTGATGCAATTATGCAATATGCAATGTGGCTGTCATTAACAAGTGAAGGATTCGGCGTATCAATCCAGCACTACAATCCATTAATTGATAATCAAGTACAAGAAATGTATGGCGTACCTGGAAACTGGACACTAATCGCACAAATGCCATTTGGTGAACCAAATAATACCCCAGGCGAAAAAACATTCTTACCACTTGATGATGTAGTAACATTTGTTCAATAA
- a CDS encoding VOC family protein, which yields MAVIAYLNFKTESREAVKFYEEALDGYDVRIMTLGELPEDSEFPMDEATKALIANASVKFAGGMIMLSDVPEGMGMTFTPGNNFCVSIVIKDKVLAEKYFNNLAAGGQVIMPLMEVSWSPLYGALKDKFGITWQVNVAEDDYYFTYK from the coding sequence ATGGCAGTTATCGCATATTTAAACTTTAAAACCGAGAGTCGCGAAGCAGTTAAATTCTATGAGGAAGCGCTTGATGGCTACGATGTTCGTATAATGACTTTAGGTGAATTACCTGAGGATTCAGAATTTCCGATGGATGAAGCTACTAAAGCATTGATAGCAAATGCTTCGGTAAAATTTGCCGGCGGTATGATTATGCTTTCCGATGTTCCTGAAGGTATGGGTATGACTTTTACACCCGGGAATAATTTCTGTGTTTCAATTGTTATCAAAGATAAAGTTTTAGCTGAGAAATATTTCAACAATCTGGCAGCAGGTGGTCAAGTCATTATGCCGCTAATGGAAGTATCATGGTCACCACTATATGGTGCTCTTAAAGATAAGTTCGGTATTACTTGGCAAGTCAATGTAGCTGAAGATGATTACTATTTTACTTATAAATAA
- a CDS encoding pyridoxamine 5'-phosphate oxidase family protein: MNEKILEKAGAIIEEHSGEGTYCTLGLIDFDGGPTVSTITASKADGVNWITFCTGQLSPKVSRIKKCNKASVCFNSPEYNITLTGTIEIITDPQIKKEMWYGGLTNHFSGYDDPAYCVLKFTTEKYNLLVDWQEVHGTL, encoded by the coding sequence ATGAATGAAAAGATTTTGGAAAAGGCCGGAGCAATTATCGAAGAACATTCTGGCGAAGGCACCTACTGCACTTTGGGATTAATCGATTTTGATGGCGGCCCAACTGTATCAACAATTACTGCCTCAAAGGCTGATGGTGTTAACTGGATAACTTTTTGCACCGGACAATTGAGCCCCAAAGTCAGCCGGATAAAAAAATGTAATAAGGCTAGTGTTTGTTTTAATTCACCAGAGTATAACATTACCCTGACTGGTACGATTGAAATTATTACCGATCCGCAAATCAAAAAAGAGATGTGGTATGGCGGATTAACTAATCACTTCAGTGGCTATGATGATCCTGCATATTGCGTGCTAAAATTCACTACCGAAAAGTATAATTTGTTAGTGGACTGGCAAGAGGTACATGGTACACTTTAA
- a CDS encoding VOC family protein, producing the protein MLVTHIYFNGQCKEAIELYKQALNASVETLIEDPEHSLVIHAEMLIDNKPLIVNDFGNDDGYSKSGGYQLCVQFDDEAALLRAYEIMQNGSTTIESLQPTDYSPCTVRFIDMFDVRWAFWV; encoded by the coding sequence TTGTTAGTAACTCACATTTATTTTAACGGCCAATGTAAAGAAGCAATCGAACTCTATAAGCAGGCTCTTAATGCTTCGGTGGAAACCTTGATTGAAGATCCGGAACATTCACTTGTTATTCATGCGGAAATGCTCATCGATAATAAACCATTAATCGTAAACGACTTTGGTAATGATGATGGTTATTCAAAGTCAGGCGGCTATCAACTTTGTGTTCAATTTGACGATGAAGCCGCTTTACTAAGAGCATACGAAATAATGCAAAATGGCAGCACTACAATTGAGTCATTACAACCGACCGACTACAGTCCATGCACTGTCAGATTTATTGATATGTTTGATGTAAGATGGGCATTTTGGGTTTAA
- a CDS encoding amino acid ABC transporter ATP-binding protein, whose protein sequence is MISVQSLYKSFNQLEVLKDINLDVASGEVVVIIGPSGSGKSTLLRCMNLLETPTKGDIIFEGTSLVNKKVNIDKLREKMGMVFQHFNLFPHKSILNNLTLSPIKVKKIPKPEAEQVARNLLEKVGLAEKADNFPSQLSGGQKQRVAIARALAMQPDVMLFDEPTSALDPEMVKEVLQVMKDLAFEGMTMVVVTHEMGFAREVGDRIVFMDEGQILEVATPQQFFQNPQHPRAQEFLSKVL, encoded by the coding sequence ATGATTTCAGTACAATCATTATATAAATCCTTCAATCAATTAGAGGTTTTAAAAGATATCAATCTTGACGTTGCCAGCGGCGAAGTTGTAGTTATTATCGGTCCATCCGGCAGTGGTAAAAGTACCTTGCTGCGGTGTATGAATCTTTTGGAAACGCCGACTAAAGGCGATATCATTTTTGAAGGTACTTCGCTTGTGAATAAAAAAGTAAACATTGATAAGCTGCGCGAAAAGATGGGTATGGTTTTCCAGCACTTCAATCTTTTCCCCCACAAATCAATTTTGAACAACTTGACTTTATCACCGATTAAAGTCAAGAAAATACCTAAGCCCGAAGCCGAGCAGGTTGCCCGCAACCTGCTCGAAAAAGTTGGCTTAGCAGAAAAAGCCGATAACTTCCCTAGTCAGTTATCCGGCGGGCAAAAGCAACGGGTTGCTATTGCCCGTGCCCTGGCAATGCAACCAGATGTTATGCTCTTTGATGAGCCAACCAGTGCATTGGATCCGGAAATGGTCAAAGAAGTACTGCAAGTTATGAAAGATCTTGCCTTTGAAGGTATGACCATGGTTGTTGTTACTCATGAAATGGGCTTTGCTCGTGAAGTTGGTGACCGCATCGTCTTTATGGATGAGGGTCAAATACTAGAAGTTGCCACACCACAACAATTTTTCCAAAACCCGCAACATCCTCGGGCTCAGGAATTTTTATCGAAAGTTTTATAG
- a CDS encoding amino acid ABC transporter permease codes for MFLSGTLMTVFIALFGVLLGTILGLLLSVMKISKIKVLQALASVYVEFIRGTPLLVQVYIIYFGLPAIGIKLDPVLASIVAVSINSGAYVAEIIRGGINAVDTGQLEAGRTLGMSYYQALRYIVIPQAFKNILPALGNEFITIIKESSIVSVIGVADLMYNANTVRNQTYLPFTPLLFAALIYFVLTFGLSRLLKGLERKWAR; via the coding sequence ATGTTCCTCTCCGGAACATTGATGACGGTTTTTATTGCCCTCTTCGGTGTACTGCTGGGAACAATTTTAGGTTTACTGCTTTCAGTCATGAAGATTTCAAAAATAAAAGTATTGCAAGCTTTAGCCTCAGTTTACGTTGAGTTTATCCGCGGTACCCCGCTATTGGTACAAGTTTATATTATCTACTTCGGCTTACCGGCAATTGGCATCAAACTCGATCCAGTGCTTGCCAGTATCGTTGCGGTTTCAATCAATAGTGGTGCTTATGTTGCGGAAATTATCCGTGGCGGAATCAACGCGGTTGATACTGGTCAGCTTGAAGCCGGACGTACGCTTGGTATGTCATACTATCAGGCATTACGCTATATTGTGATTCCACAGGCATTTAAGAATATCTTGCCGGCATTAGGTAATGAATTCATCACGATTATTAAAGAGTCTTCGATTGTTTCGGTCATTGGTGTTGCCGACCTTATGTACAATGCCAATACTGTCAGAAATCAGACTTACTTACCATTTACACCATTACTATTTGCCGCACTCATTTATTTTGTCCTTACGTTTGGACTCTCAAGACTGCTTAAGGGCTTAGAAAGGAAGTGGGCAAGATGA
- a CDS encoding transporter substrate-binding domain-containing protein translates to MKKFKLVTATAALLLLASHMLTACGSSADAGQSKLDQIKASGQLVLGTSADYPPYEFHVIENGQDTIVGFDIAIAQAVADHLGVELVVKDMDFSGLLPALSTGTVDMVIAGMSPTEERKQNVDFSDIYYQAEIGVLVKKDVLASYNDLASLDGKKIGAQQGSIQEEAALKVADAEVRSMPKVLDLVQELENGNIEALIVEKNVGDQLTGKYADLAVAPFSVPVSGSGSAIAIAKGNDEFVAEVNKVIADLLAKDQVSQFYVEADTLFSNQD, encoded by the coding sequence ATGAAAAAGTTTAAATTAGTAACGGCTACAGCCGCTTTATTACTGCTCGCATCACACATGCTCACTGCCTGCGGCAGCTCTGCTGATGCAGGTCAGTCAAAATTAGACCAGATAAAAGCCAGTGGTCAGCTTGTACTTGGTACTAGCGCTGATTATCCGCCATACGAGTTCCATGTGATTGAGAATGGTCAAGACACAATTGTTGGTTTTGATATTGCAATTGCTCAAGCAGTTGCCGATCACCTCGGTGTTGAATTGGTTGTCAAAGACATGGACTTCAGCGGTTTGCTGCCGGCCCTTTCTACCGGAACTGTTGACATGGTTATTGCCGGAATGTCACCAACTGAAGAGCGGAAACAAAATGTTGATTTCAGCGATATTTACTATCAAGCCGAAATTGGTGTACTAGTTAAAAAAGATGTTCTTGCCAGCTACAACGATTTGGCCAGCCTTGATGGTAAAAAAATCGGTGCCCAGCAAGGTTCCATTCAAGAGGAAGCTGCGTTAAAAGTAGCTGATGCTGAAGTTCGGTCAATGCCTAAAGTACTTGATTTAGTCCAAGAGCTCGAAAATGGTAATATTGAAGCTTTAATTGTTGAAAAAAATGTTGGTGACCAATTGACAGGTAAATATGCTGATCTTGCGGTTGCACCATTCAGCGTGCCGGTAAGCGGCAGCGGTTCGGCCATCGCGATTGCTAAAGGGAACGATGAATTTGTTGCCGAGGTGAACAAAGTCATCGCCGACTTACTCGCCAAAGATCAAGTGAGTCAATTTTATGTAGAAGCTGACACATTATTCTCTAATCAAGACTAA